The Shewanella halotolerans region TTTCTGGGTTTAGTAGCCATGAGCGATCCCCTGCGGGAAGATGCCATCGAGGCGGTGGCCCTATGTCAGCAGGCACAGATCAAGGTAGCGATGATCACCGGCGACCACCCTGTGACCGCCCTGGCGCTGGCGCGTCAGCTCAAGCTGGCCAACGACCAAGATGGGGTGATCACCGGCGAGCAGCTCACCCAGGCCCAGCAGCAGAGTCTGGCCGAGTTCGACCATCTCATCGCCAGCCACAGGGTATTTGCCCGGGTACAGCCCAGGCAGAAGATGGAGATCACCGAGTCCTTGATCCGCCAGGGCGAATTTGTCGCCATGACGGGTGACGGGGTCAACGACGCCCCGGCGCTGAAGCATGCCCATGTGGGCATTGCCATGGGCCTCAAGGGCACGGATGTGGCCCGTGAGAGCGCCGATCTTGTGCTAACCGACGACCGCTTTAGCTCTATCGTCAAGGGGATCATCGAGGGGCGCATCGTCTACAACAATATCCGTAAGGTGATCTACCTGCTGATCAGCACAGGGGCCGCCGAGCTGCTGCTGTTTATCTTAAGCGTGCTGTTTGCTCAGCCTATCCCACTGTTTCCGCTGCAAATCCTCTGGCTTAACCTGGTCACCAACGGCGTGCAGGATGTGGCGCTGGCCTTCGAACCCGGCGAAGGCCACGAGATAGATCAGCCGCCGCGCCGCCCCAGCGAGCCCATCTTCGATCGCCTCATGCTGGAGCGGCTGATCGTCAGCGCTCTGTGGATGGGCATAGTGGCCTTCGGCCTCTTCTCTCTGGTGCTGGCCATGGGCAGCAGCGAGAACGACGCCCGTAACCTCACCCTGATGTTAATGGTGTTGTTTGAAAACGTGCACGCCCTCAACAGCCGCTCGGAGCGTAACTCGCTGCTGCGCATGCCCGTGCTGAGCAATCCGCTGCTGCTGTTTGGCATCATACTGGCTCAGGGCATTCACATAGGCGCCAGCTATACCCCTGGATTGAGTCAGGCGCTAGGCATTAGCCCTATCGGGCTAGGACAGTGGTTGATGCTGCTGAGCGCCGCCTCGACCTTGTTGTTCATCGATGAATATCACAAGCGTCTCTGGCGTCAGCAGCACAAACCTAAGGTTAGGCAGGCAACAGCTGATCGTCAGCTGGAATGATCAACACATTGCTGCGGATGCGGGTCAACATGGCCTCGGCGGTATTGCCTATGACCATGCCCATCAGCCCCTTGCGTTGGCGAGCGCCCATCACCAGATAGGCGGCCTTGAGGCGACAAGAGAGCTCGTAGAGGCAGAGATCGGGGTCGCCCGCCAGGAAGTGGACATGCTCCTGATGCAGGCCGATCTCGTCCAGCTGAGGCTGATACCTGTGATAGGCGTCCTTCACCAGGGTGCGGGTGTCGATAAGATCCATGTCTCGCAAGATCTTAGGCACACGTATGATATAGGCCAGATGCAGCTGGCAATCGAGGGCCTCGGCCAGCTGGCGACCATGCTGAATGACGCACTGGTTGAGTTTCTGCTTAATGGGGTTGTCGCTGCCCAGATCCACCGCCATCAACACGCTGCGGGCGCGCTGCAAGAGGTTGTCGCACAGCATCATCAGCGGGATGCGCACATGGCGGATCAGCTGCCAGTCCATCGGCAGATAATGGGTCTTGTGATGCACCGCCTTTACCATGAGGTCGAACCCATGACGAATGGAGTGATGACAGGCATGTTCGAACAGATCTTTGGTCCACACGCTATGCACGGCCACGTCTTCCGCCTTGAGCGCCTTGAGCTTGGCGGCGATCTCCTCGCTGCGCTGATTCATCAGGGCCACCTTGGCCGCCGCACCCAGCCTGGGGTTGTAGTACTCCTTACCCGCAAAGGATTCGTAGCTGTAGGCAAACACCTCAGCCTCCTTCTCCAGTTCCCTGGCCAAGGCGATCCCCGTCTCTATGGCATCGGCCTGCTGCTCGGCTTTCTGGGAAATAATAAACACCTTGTCCATGGTTTCCTCCTGTCGGCAAGTTTCCATTTGAGCTTAGTCACACTCCATGGGTTACGCCTTGATCTCGGTCATCAAAATGATCAAGATCACATTATCACCACTCTCGGGGAGTCGTGCCTGCTATGGCCATAGATAACTTTGTCTTGTCCCTGTGTTTGATCCTGCTGTTCGGCCGGGTGCTGGGCGAGGTCTTTAAGTGGCTGCAACTCCCGGCGGTGGTCGGCGAGATCCTGGCGGGGATCCTCATCGGCCCTAGCCTACTGGGCTGGATAGCCCCCCATGAGACCCTGGCGGTAATGGCCGAGCTGGGGGTGATGCTGCTGCTCTTTTCCATCGGCTGCGAAACCTCCATCAAGCACCTGTTTCAGGCGGGCAACAGCGCCGCCGGGGTGGCTCTGCTGGGCATCGCCCTGCCCGCCGTGGTCATCGGCTTGGTGTGCCTGCTCTACCTGGAACTGCCCGGCTTTACCGCCCTCTACCTGGGCTGCGCCCTGACCGCCACCAGCATAGGCATATCGGTCCGGGTGATGGCCCAGGCCAAACAGTCCCAGAGCCAGGAGGGTCACATCATCCTCGGCGCGGCGGTGATCGACGATATCGCCGGGGTGATCCTACTGAGCCTGTTGTTTAACTTTGCCAGCTCGGGTGAGGTGGGGCTGATCCCCAGCGGCCTGTTGATCCTCAAGATAGTCGGCTTCCTGCTGCTGGCACCGCCTATGGCACGCCTACTGCTGTATCTGTTTCGCGCCGTCAAACCCAAAGAGGAGGAGACAGGATACGAGGCGATAGTCACCATGATCCTCATCTGCCTGTTTGCCTGGCTGGCCCACGCCCTGCACGCCCCGGCCCTGCTGGGCGGCTTCGCCGTCGGCCTGGCGCTCAGTCGCCAATTTATCTCGCCGCTGAATCGCTATCTGCAAAACCCCTTCGCCTTCACCCACGAGATGGAGGTGGAATCTAAGCCCCTGGTGGATATCTTCGCCCCCATCTTCTTCGTCTACGTAGGAATAAGCCTAGATCTCAGCCAGATAGATCTCGGCTGGACCGGCCTATTTACCCTGCTGATGTTATCCTTGCTGGCGATAGTCACCAAGATGATGGCGGGGCTGAGGGTGCCAGGTCCCCTGCGCACCAAGGCGATTGTCGGCAGCGCCATGGTGCCAAGGGGCGAGGTGGGACTGGTGTTTGCCGAGATGGGGCTGCAGATGGAGATCATCTCGCCTAAGCTGTTTACCGAGCTGGTGCTAATCATCGCCATCACCACAATTGCTGGGCCGCTGCTACTCAAGTGGACGCTGGCGAAAGACGATAAATAGACAGTAAGTAGAGGGAAAGCCTCAGGCAAAAAAATACCCGCCAATTGGCGGGTATTTAGCAGCTAGCGTCTTAGGTTAGACGGGAGAGACCACGAAGAGTAGCTCGCCCTGTGAAACCTGCTGACCATTGCTGTTCAGGATACGCTCGATACGGTACTGCTTATCCTCTGGATAGAGCACGGCACCCTGGCGGTTGAAGCCAGCCAGTGTCACCTGAGAGAACATCTTCATCGCTTCGGTCAGTGCCAGTGTCTGATCCACAGTCACTATGTCGCCTTCCTTAACGAAGTCGGCTTCACCCGGCGCCGGAGAGGTATAGAAGATACCTGCACCCTGAGCCAGAACCTTAAGCTCGTTACTCTCACCCACACGTAGCGACTCGGTATCGACACCAACAGTCTCTGCGGCGGCTTCCATCTCGGCGATCAGCGCTGGAATATCCAGCTCGGCCATGAAGCGTGGCAGGTAGTTGGTGTCGTATACGCCTTCGTTGAAGGTGCCATCTTTCAGGATACGCGTTAACAATGGAATGTTAGTCGCGATGCCCTTGATCACTACTTGGTTCGCCAGGTAGTCATGCAGCTTGTTAATCACATCTTCACGGCTCTCACCACGGCAGATGATCTGAGCGATCAGGCTGTCGTAGTATGGTGAAACCTCTTTGCCTTCACCGGCGATAGAGATGATCTCGATATCGTCACGCTCTGGGATCACACACTCGGTGATCATGCCAGGATGTGGCAGCAGCTGCAGTACGCCATTGCTGTCCAGTGCGGCCTTCTCGGCGGTCACACGAACCTCGATGGCGTAACCGATCTCTTGTGGCTCAAGATCTTCTATTGAACGACCGGCGGCGATGTCGAAGCCTGCGCTCACGATATCAATACCTGAGGTCGCCTCGGTCACAGGGTGTTCAACCTGCAGACGTGTGTTCATCTCCATGAAGTAGACTTCGTTGGCATCCAGGTTGTAGATGAACTCTACGGTACCTGCGCCCATGTAGTCTGTGGCGTCGCCGAGGGCGCGAGTATATTCCATCACCTTCTGCTTCAGCTCTTCTGGCAGCATGGTAGAACCAGACTCTTCGATCACCTTCTGGTTGTTACGCTGTACCGAACAGTCACGTAGACCCAGTACCTTGGTATTACCAAACTTGTCACGCAGCAACTGCACTTCGATGTGACGCAGTGAGGTCACATACTTCTCTAGGTAGAGGTCGCCGTTGCCGAAGGCCGCAGCCGCTTCGGTAGAGGTCTTCTGGAACAGAGAGATCATATCTTCTGGACGTTGAACGACCTGGATACCCTTACCGCCACCACCTTGTACCGCCTTAAGCAGCACAGGGTAGCCGATTTCGTTGGCCACGTTCACCGCCTGCTCGGCATTGGTCAGAATACCGTGGCTGCCAGGTACTACAGGCACATTTTGCGACTGCGAGGTCTTAATCGCGTTCGACTTGTTACCCATAGTCGTCATTGAGTGAACACTTGGACCGACGAAGTTAACGCCGTTGTTCACACACAGGGCCGCAAACTGCGGGCTTTCCGACAGGAAGCCGATACCAGGGTGCAGCGCGTCGACCTGCTCATATTCGGCAACCTTCAATACCGAGTAGGCGTTGAGGTAACTCTCGTCTGAGGTGTTACCACCGATACAGACCAGCTTGTCGTTTTCGTTCAGCATGTCGGCTGGTACTGAGGTCATGTCAGGATCTGACGCCACCAGTACCACCTTGATGTTATTGTCGTGTGCCTTGCGGATCAGTTTCACCGCAGTACAGCCACGGGCGTGCACCAGTACCTTGTCGATCGGCTTCATCAGCTGACGCGGATCATCCTGTACCAGCTCTTCCTCGGTGATCAACATCTCAGGCACTAGGG contains the following coding sequences:
- a CDS encoding universal stress protein, whose translation is MDKVFIISQKAEQQADAIETGIALARELEKEAEVFAYSYESFAGKEYYNPRLGAAAKVALMNQRSEEIAAKLKALKAEDVAVHSVWTKDLFEHACHHSIRHGFDLMVKAVHHKTHYLPMDWQLIRHVRIPLMMLCDNLLQRARSVLMAVDLGSDNPIKQKLNQCVIQHGRQLAEALDCQLHLAYIIRVPKILRDMDLIDTRTLVKDAYHRYQPQLDEIGLHQEHVHFLAGDPDLCLYELSCRLKAAYLVMGARQRKGLMGMVIGNTAEAMLTRIRSNVLIIPADDQLLPA
- a CDS encoding cation:proton antiporter, with protein sequence MAIDNFVLSLCLILLFGRVLGEVFKWLQLPAVVGEILAGILIGPSLLGWIAPHETLAVMAELGVMLLLFSIGCETSIKHLFQAGNSAAGVALLGIALPAVVIGLVCLLYLELPGFTALYLGCALTATSIGISVRVMAQAKQSQSQEGHIILGAAVIDDIAGVILLSLLFNFASSGEVGLIPSGLLILKIVGFLLLAPPMARLLLYLFRAVKPKEEETGYEAIVTMILICLFAWLAHALHAPALLGGFAVGLALSRQFISPLNRYLQNPFAFTHEMEVESKPLVDIFAPIFFVYVGISLDLSQIDLGWTGLFTLLMLSLLAIVTKMMAGLRVPGPLRTKAIVGSAMVPRGEVGLVFAEMGLQMEIISPKLFTELVLIIAITTIAGPLLLKWTLAKDDK